The Chryseobacterium geocarposphaerae genome window below encodes:
- the typA gene encoding translational GTPase TypA, with product MQNIRNIAIIAHVDHGKTTLVDKIIHATNIFRENQESGELIMDNNDLERERGITILSKNISVTYKDTKINVIDTPGHADFGGEVERVLKMADGVILLVDAFEGPMPQTRFVLQKALELGLRPLVVINKVDKPNCRPDEVHDQVFDLFFNLDATEEQLDFPTFYGSSKQGWFNTSLEQTEDILPLLDGILEYVPAPKVTEGNLQMQITSLDYSSFLGRIAIGKVTRGELKESQWIGLAQADGKVVKGKVKELYVFEGLGKKKVTEVQAGDICAVVGFDAFQIGDSFVDLENPEPLPRTAIDEPTLNMTFSINNSPFFGKDGKYVTSNHLKERLTKELEKNLALRVQQTDDANTFLVFGRGILHLSVLIETMRREGYEMTIGQPQVILREIDGVSCEPYESLVVDVPEEYASRVIDLATQRKGDLHIMETKGEMQHMEFEIPSRGLIGLRSQMLTATAGEAIMAHRFTEYKPFKGAIPGRNNGVLISKTQGPATEYSINKLQDRGKFFVDPGEEIYAGMIIGEQNKPGDLVVNIVEAKQLNNMRAAGKDKDTGVAPKILFSLEECMEYIQGDEAIEVTPNFIRMRKKLLSEEDRKRVERAAKA from the coding sequence ATGCAAAACATTAGAAATATTGCGATTATCGCACACGTTGACCACGGTAAGACGACCTTGGTTGACAAAATCATCCACGCTACCAATATTTTCAGAGAAAATCAGGAGAGCGGGGAATTAATTATGGATAACAATGATCTTGAAAGAGAAAGAGGGATCACGATCTTATCCAAGAATATTTCTGTTACTTATAAAGACACGAAAATTAACGTAATCGATACTCCTGGTCACGCCGATTTTGGTGGAGAAGTAGAAAGGGTATTGAAAATGGCTGATGGGGTTATCTTGTTGGTGGATGCGTTCGAAGGACCGATGCCACAGACAAGATTCGTACTTCAGAAAGCTTTGGAATTAGGATTAAGACCATTAGTGGTCATCAATAAAGTAGACAAGCCAAACTGTCGTCCGGACGAAGTTCACGATCAGGTATTTGATTTGTTCTTCAACCTGGATGCAACAGAAGAGCAGTTGGATTTCCCGACATTCTACGGTTCTTCAAAACAAGGTTGGTTCAACACTTCATTGGAACAGACTGAAGATATTTTACCGCTATTGGATGGTATTTTAGAATACGTTCCTGCACCGAAAGTAACGGAAGGTAACCTTCAGATGCAGATCACTTCTCTTGACTATTCTTCTTTCTTAGGAAGAATCGCGATCGGGAAAGTGACAAGAGGAGAGCTTAAGGAATCCCAGTGGATCGGTCTTGCGCAGGCAGACGGAAAAGTGGTAAAAGGAAAAGTAAAGGAACTATACGTTTTCGAAGGATTAGGAAAGAAAAAAGTAACTGAAGTTCAGGCAGGGGATATCTGTGCGGTAGTAGGTTTTGATGCTTTCCAGATCGGAGATTCTTTCGTAGATCTTGAAAACCCTGAACCATTGCCAAGAACAGCGATTGATGAGCCTACACTGAACATGACGTTCTCGATCAACAATTCACCTTTCTTCGGGAAAGACGGAAAATATGTAACGTCTAATCACCTGAAAGAAAGATTGACTAAGGAATTAGAGAAAAACCTAGCATTAAGAGTTCAGCAGACTGATGATGCGAACACATTCTTAGTATTCGGTAGAGGGATTCTTCACTTGTCAGTTCTGATCGAAACGATGAGAAGAGAAGGATATGAAATGACGATCGGGCAGCCGCAGGTAATCTTAAGAGAAATCGACGGAGTAAGCTGTGAGCCTTACGAATCTTTGGTTGTTGACGTTCCTGAAGAATATGCTTCCAGAGTAATCGATTTGGCAACTCAGAGAAAAGGAGATCTTCACATCATGGAAACAAAAGGGGAGATGCAGCACATGGAATTCGAAATTCCTTCAAGAGGATTGATCGGATTGCGTTCCCAGATGTTGACGGCTACTGCAGGGGAAGCGATCATGGCACACCGTTTCACAGAATATAAGCCTTTCAAAGGGGCTATTCCGGGAAGAAACAATGGAGTATTGATCAGCAAAACTCAAGGTCCGGCTACAGAATATTCAATCAACAAACTACAGGACAGAGGTAAGTTCTTCGTAGATCCGGGAGAGGAAATCTATGCAGGAATGATTATCGGGGAGCAGAACAAGCCGGGAGACCTTGTGGTAAACATCGTGGAAGCAAAGCAGCTGAACAACATGAGAGCTGCAGGTAAAGATAAAGATACGGGCGTAGCACCGAAAATCTTATTCTCTCTTGAAGAATGTATGGAATACATCCAGGGTGATGAGGCGATCGAGGTAACTCCGAACTTCATCCGTATGAGAAAGAAATTGCTTTCTGAAGAAGACAGAAAAAGAGTTGAAAGAGCTGCTAAAGCATAA
- a CDS encoding DUF1294 domain-containing protein, whose amino-acid sequence MVYVLLINFFSFVIFGLDKRKAILHRRRISESALLGISCIGGTVGSILAMLIFRHKISKTSFLLKFGGIVLIQVALIYFFEKKYWDWS is encoded by the coding sequence ATGGTTTATGTACTGCTTATTAATTTTTTCAGCTTCGTTATTTTTGGATTAGACAAAAGAAAAGCTATCTTACATCGAAGAAGAATCTCAGAAAGTGCTTTGCTGGGAATTTCCTGTATTGGCGGAACCGTAGGATCAATTTTAGCCATGCTGATCTTCAGGCATAAGATTTCCAAGACTTCCTTTTTACTGAAATTCGGAGGTATTGTTTTGATTCAGGTGGCTTTGATTTACTTTTTTGAAAAAAAATATTGGGATTGGTCATAA
- a CDS encoding bacteriocin-like protein — protein sequence MKKLKKVSRSEMRSIQGGIAKGMVRCKNPQTCVLQWGWGTGDPSSCGSFDIVCGDAPPQDPCEVMICA from the coding sequence ATGAAAAAACTTAAAAAAGTTTCACGCAGTGAAATGAGATCCATTCAGGGAGGAATTGCTAAAGGAATGGTAAGATGTAAAAATCCGCAAACATGTGTACTTCAATGGGGATGGGGGACAGGTGATCCAAGCAGCTGCGGCTCATTTGATATTGTCTGCGGAGATGCTCCACCACAGGATCCATGCGAAGTTATGATATGTGCATAA
- a CDS encoding 5-methylcytosine restriction system specificity protein McrC, with protein MNSILPKIIQLYEHWNHSEEFLEIEESLYFKKDSTSSIFYYENRLENNIKKCFLKANYYIGIGAISPNHYIFISPKVNNKLLECIQNHLDDESVDYAPNAKIKSEEEVKSLPEVDVLQMLSEIVKLPDATKEISNLLDIDWTVPEIEIEHLENDYLSPFLVIQFLHLMKVIVKKGLKKSYYTVEENLNSRIKGKILVPQTIRQNLFKNKLTSTYCRYQEFGYNSIENRFLKKVLEFAKNYINHNMELLSFSVPEIKHDLNFISSAFQLIPSLDNSAEIKKIKHNEFYKEYQDAIQIGELVLKNFSFSITNSTQLKRKTPPYWIDMSRLFELYAYKRLIDLSDFNKIKYHWKTFGNEVDFIGFYKKIKKEEFSPIIIDAKYKLHYEHSKEHQDMRQVAGYARLKEVYNYFSDQINNSDIIDCLIIYPTINKEAELKISEIKAYQNIYKMGLYLPIRSLK; from the coding sequence TTGAACAGTATTTTGCCTAAAATCATTCAGCTTTATGAACATTGGAACCATAGTGAAGAATTTCTTGAAATAGAAGAAAGCTTATATTTCAAGAAAGATAGTACTTCTTCTATTTTTTATTATGAGAACAGGTTGGAAAATAATATTAAAAAATGTTTTTTAAAAGCTAATTATTATATAGGTATAGGAGCTATCTCTCCCAATCATTATATTTTTATATCACCAAAAGTTAATAATAAACTTTTAGAATGTATTCAAAATCATTTGGACGACGAGAGTGTTGATTATGCTCCTAATGCCAAAATAAAATCTGAAGAAGAAGTTAAAAGCCTGCCTGAAGTTGATGTTTTACAAATGCTTTCAGAAATTGTAAAACTTCCTGATGCCACAAAAGAAATTTCAAATCTTTTAGATATTGACTGGACTGTTCCCGAAATAGAAATAGAGCATTTAGAAAATGATTATTTATCTCCTTTCTTGGTTATTCAATTCCTTCATTTAATGAAAGTCATTGTTAAAAAAGGCTTAAAGAAATCATATTATACTGTTGAAGAAAATTTAAATAGCAGAATTAAGGGTAAAATTTTAGTTCCACAAACGATTAGGCAAAACCTTTTTAAAAACAAACTCACTAGTACTTACTGCAGATATCAGGAGTTCGGATATAACAGTATTGAAAATCGTTTTCTAAAGAAAGTTTTAGAATTTGCAAAAAATTATATTAATCATAACATGGAACTTTTATCATTTTCGGTTCCTGAGATTAAACATGATCTGAATTTTATTTCTTCTGCATTTCAACTCATTCCTTCTCTTGACAATAGTGCGGAGATCAAAAAAATTAAACACAATGAATTTTATAAAGAATATCAGGATGCTATACAAATTGGTGAACTTGTATTGAAAAACTTTTCTTTTTCTATTACAAATTCTACACAGCTCAAAAGAAAAACGCCACCTTATTGGATTGATATGAGCCGTTTGTTTGAGTTATATGCTTATAAACGATTAATAGATTTGTCAGATTTTAATAAAATCAAATATCATTGGAAGACATTTGGGAATGAAGTGGATTTTATTGGATTCTATAAAAAAATTAAAAAGGAGGAATTTTCACCAATCATAATTGATGCTAAATACAAGTTACATTATGAGCATAGCAAAGAACATCAAGATATGAGACAAGTTGCGGGTTATGCACGTTTAAAGGAGGTATATAATTATTTTTCTGATCAAATTAATAATTCAGATATAATTGATTGTCTTATCATTTATCCAACAATAAATAAGGAAGCTGAATTGAAAATTTCGGAAATAAAGGCTTATCAGAATATTTATAAAATGGGGTTGTATTTACCAATTAGATCGCTTAAATAA
- a CDS encoding AAA family ATPase produces MNFWKLQIRNGDTGENFVDESLKDKRITTHEDYAQGFLSHVKRDDIVLVHKGTYPVCLVKIINKIEDDSEIVGTSFGHDYKVEIVSWYDEIKTNKKVFENDFTVGHNGTFSLLKNDSPTLTQIKRWYYHIIKKNEMKEILNILKYKKQIILQGPPGTGKTRLAEELVNSFIDSKSTVSISDYTTEYIKKFEPTEKSKEIEKNAERLLREFQESFPISRLENIEIDEYALGNGSKESFCYLIEKRLFSTCRFSPGPAGTTVYGISFDKDNGEVRVDLNEAPEAYMVKLRKMLVDLVSQKDYSTAREMKFRYSFILKILHSYFPNDYFPVLSQEHLKVFTKIFKVNATGLNDIQINMAINEKFNELKNTLNSSISSIVLMRHLYEKFNLKNEDSNEIVISEKISKDGEYKMVQFHPSYTYEDFVRGIIAEPVGEGIIYKAKDKILADLANKAINNKNEKYVLIIDEINRANLSSVLGELIYALEYRYKFNDSDRGHKKSTVESMYGIMDDLKQKEDYTLRLPENLYIIGTMNTADRSVGHIDYAIRRRFAFVDVLPQKLADNNEIFFNNKGFIEVAKLFIEVGSDNNTDFKNAKDSEFLSNDFSAKDVALGHSYFIADRKNVSEDEKENFFKMRMNYEVLPILKEYMKDGVFNEKATTKIKEIEQYFA; encoded by the coding sequence ATGAATTTTTGGAAATTACAAATTCGTAACGGAGATACGGGAGAAAATTTTGTTGATGAATCATTAAAGGATAAAAGGATAACTACTCATGAAGACTATGCGCAAGGCTTTTTGTCTCATGTAAAGAGGGATGATATTGTATTAGTCCATAAAGGTACATATCCTGTATGTCTAGTTAAAATAATAAATAAAATTGAAGATGATTCAGAAATTGTAGGTACTTCTTTTGGCCACGATTATAAGGTTGAAATAGTAAGTTGGTATGATGAAATAAAAACCAATAAAAAAGTTTTCGAAAATGATTTTACTGTCGGACATAACGGAACATTTTCGTTGCTAAAAAATGATTCACCAACATTGACTCAAATCAAAAGATGGTATTATCATATTATTAAAAAGAATGAAATGAAAGAGATATTAAATATTTTAAAATATAAAAAACAAATTATTTTACAAGGGCCTCCTGGAACAGGTAAAACCAGGCTTGCTGAAGAATTAGTAAATAGTTTTATTGATTCTAAATCTACTGTTTCTATCTCAGATTACACAACCGAATATATAAAAAAGTTTGAACCAACCGAAAAATCAAAAGAAATTGAAAAAAATGCCGAAAGATTATTAAGAGAGTTTCAGGAGTCTTTCCCAATTTCTAGATTGGAAAATATTGAGATTGATGAATATGCATTGGGTAACGGATCAAAAGAATCATTCTGTTATTTGATTGAAAAAAGATTATTTTCTACTTGCCGTTTTAGTCCAGGTCCTGCCGGAACTACGGTATATGGTATTTCTTTTGATAAAGATAATGGCGAAGTAAGGGTTGATCTTAATGAAGCCCCTGAAGCTTATATGGTTAAATTAAGAAAAATGCTAGTAGATTTAGTATCTCAAAAGGATTATTCTACTGCCCGAGAAATGAAATTTAGGTATAGTTTTATATTAAAAATTTTACATTCTTATTTTCCAAATGATTATTTTCCTGTCCTTTCCCAAGAACATCTTAAAGTTTTTACTAAAATTTTTAAAGTAAATGCAACAGGTCTCAATGATATTCAAATAAATATGGCTATCAATGAGAAATTTAATGAATTGAAAAATACTTTAAATAGTTCTATTTCTTCTATAGTCTTAATGAGACATTTGTATGAAAAGTTTAACTTAAAAAATGAAGATTCTAATGAGATCGTTATTTCAGAGAAGATTTCTAAAGATGGAGAATATAAGATGGTTCAGTTTCATCCAAGCTATACATACGAGGACTTTGTAAGAGGAATTATTGCTGAGCCTGTGGGGGAAGGAATAATCTACAAAGCTAAAGATAAAATTCTTGCTGATTTAGCGAATAAAGCAATTAATAATAAGAATGAAAAGTATGTTTTAATTATTGATGAAATTAATCGTGCAAATCTGTCTTCGGTCCTTGGAGAATTGATTTATGCACTTGAGTATAGATATAAATTCAATGATTCAGATAGAGGACATAAAAAATCAACAGTAGAAAGTATGTATGGAATTATGGATGATTTAAAACAAAAAGAAGATTATACTTTACGATTACCTGAAAACTTATATATCATTGGAACAATGAATACTGCAGATAGAAGTGTAGGACATATTGATTATGCTATTAGAAGGAGGTTTGCTTTTGTGGATGTATTACCACAAAAATTAGCAGATAATAATGAAATTTTCTTTAATAATAAAGGGTTTATAGAAGTTGCAAAATTATTTATTGAAGTCGGAAGTGATAATAACACAGATTTTAAAAACGCAAAAGATTCTGAATTTCTTTCAAATGATTTTTCAGCAAAGGATGTGGCATTAGGTCATAGTTATTTCATTGCTGATAGGAAAAATGTTTCAGAAGATGAAAAAGAGAATTTTTTCAAAATGCGAATGAATTATGAAGTTCTTCCAATTCTTAAAGAATATATGAAAGACGGAGTTTTCAACGAAAAAGCAACTACGAAAATTAAAGAAATTGAACAGTATTTTGCCTAA
- a CDS encoding type I restriction endonuclease subunit R → MSSQPEYILEQKLVEQLQQLGHKKVTICNEADLIKNLKTQLEIHNKKTFSDTEFEKILNHLSKGNVFEKAKTLRDRFHFFKDNGTSEWIEFISQDHWCQNQFQVTNQIAQEGNFKNRYDVTILINGLPLVQIELKRRGLEMKEAFNQINRYHHQSFNSGSGLFNYVQLFIISNGVNTKYYSNNAKQTFKQTFFWSDEHNNNITQLDHFAPAFLEPCHIAKMITKYIVLNETNKILMVLRPYQYYAVEKIVDRVRNTDKNGFIWHTTGSGKTLTSFKASQILKEIPKVEKVVFVVDRKDLDYQTQKEFDAFEKGSVDATENTAHLVKQLSDNTKLIVTTLQKLNTAITKEKHGNKIDKLKDKKVVFIFDECHRSQFGDTHQNIKKYFKNAQMIGFTGTPISEVNSIGKIDGAPATTNRLFEDCLHKYVITDAIRDDNVLKFSVEYVGRYKEKEGSNTYIDTDVEAIDTQELLESPKRLEKIADYLIAEYGRKTHGGTFNAMFCVSSIDVLQKYYDLFQKKKEEGQHNLKIATIFSYGTNEESKDANGIYDEPEFGMVAEPQAQYGDSHSRNVLERYIGHYNEMFGANYSTKDSQDFYRYYNDVAKRVRNKEVDLIIVVNMFLTGFDSPQLNTLFVDKNLKYHGLIQAFSRTNRLLGEKKSQGNIVCFRNLKSATDDAVTLFSNKEAIQEIIIHPIEDYIELFNAALDTLKIVAPEIDSVNSYQTEQEKFEFITAFREVMRVLNVLKSFADFDFDKLEMTEFEFDGYKSKYLDIWNETKPKGVEGKASILDDVDFELELIHRDEINVSYILSLLANLTDSNLKGDKLEKKKKEIRDILSGDAKLRSKKELIEKFIEENLPHISDGDNVNEEFEKYWNKEKNSAFEKIATEESLNKDRFRDAIDDFLFTSKTPKISDTLKLLEIKPKLTERNNIGRRIIQKVQDFVDVFIDGVAS, encoded by the coding sequence ATGTCAAGTCAGCCGGAATATATTTTAGAGCAGAAATTAGTAGAACAATTACAACAATTAGGTCACAAAAAAGTTACGATATGTAATGAGGCAGATCTTATTAAAAATCTAAAGACTCAGCTCGAAATTCACAATAAAAAAACATTCTCAGATACTGAGTTTGAAAAAATCCTCAATCATCTTTCCAAAGGAAATGTTTTTGAAAAAGCTAAAACATTACGTGACCGATTTCATTTTTTTAAAGATAATGGTACTTCCGAATGGATTGAATTCATCAGCCAGGACCACTGGTGCCAGAATCAGTTTCAGGTAACCAATCAAATTGCTCAGGAGGGAAATTTTAAAAACAGATATGATGTAACCATTCTCATCAACGGATTACCTTTGGTACAGATTGAGCTGAAACGTCGCGGTCTTGAAATGAAAGAAGCCTTTAATCAAATCAACCGTTATCATCATCAGTCTTTCAATTCGGGAAGTGGATTGTTTAATTATGTTCAGTTGTTTATCATCAGTAACGGAGTTAATACAAAATATTATTCCAACAACGCAAAGCAGACTTTTAAGCAAACCTTCTTTTGGTCTGATGAGCATAACAATAACATCACTCAACTCGACCATTTTGCTCCTGCATTTTTAGAACCTTGTCACATTGCTAAAATGATTACAAAGTATATCGTTTTGAATGAAACGAACAAAATACTAATGGTTTTAAGACCTTATCAATATTATGCCGTTGAAAAAATTGTTGACAGAGTAAGAAATACCGATAAGAATGGATTTATCTGGCATACAACAGGTTCGGGAAAAACATTGACTTCATTTAAAGCGAGTCAAATCCTGAAAGAAATTCCTAAAGTAGAGAAAGTTGTTTTTGTTGTAGACCGAAAAGATTTGGATTATCAGACTCAAAAAGAATTTGATGCCTTTGAAAAAGGAAGTGTTGATGCCACTGAAAATACGGCACATTTGGTTAAGCAACTTTCTGATAATACAAAACTCATTGTTACGACTTTACAGAAGTTAAATACGGCAATTACCAAAGAAAAGCACGGTAATAAAATTGACAAACTGAAAGATAAGAAAGTGGTTTTCATTTTTGATGAATGTCACAGAAGTCAGTTCGGAGATACGCATCAAAACATTAAAAAATATTTTAAAAATGCCCAAATGATTGGTTTCACTGGAACTCCGATTTCTGAAGTTAATTCAATTGGGAAAATAGACGGAGCTCCAGCAACCACTAATAGACTTTTTGAAGATTGTTTACATAAGTATGTCATTACAGATGCAATTCGGGATGATAATGTTTTGAAGTTTTCTGTCGAGTATGTGGGGCGATACAAAGAAAAAGAAGGAAGCAATACTTATATTGATACTGATGTTGAAGCAATTGACACACAGGAACTTCTTGAAAGTCCAAAACGCCTTGAAAAAATTGCAGATTATCTCATCGCAGAATACGGGAGAAAAACGCACGGCGGTACTTTTAATGCAATGTTTTGCGTAAGCAGTATTGATGTTTTGCAGAAATATTATGACCTTTTCCAGAAGAAAAAAGAAGAAGGTCAACACAACTTAAAAATTGCGACTATTTTCAGCTATGGAACTAATGAGGAGTCTAAGGATGCCAATGGAATCTATGATGAACCCGAATTTGGAATGGTTGCAGAACCGCAGGCACAATACGGCGATTCTCATAGTAGAAATGTATTAGAAAGATATATTGGTCATTACAATGAAATGTTTGGAGCAAATTATTCAACAAAAGACAGCCAAGATTTTTATCGATATTATAATGATGTCGCAAAAAGAGTACGCAATAAAGAAGTTGATCTAATCATTGTAGTCAATATGTTTCTGACAGGATTTGACAGTCCGCAATTGAACACTTTATTTGTTGATAAAAATCTGAAATATCACGGATTGATTCAGGCATTTTCCCGTACTAATAGGCTTTTAGGCGAAAAGAAATCGCAAGGAAATATTGTTTGTTTTAGAAATCTAAAATCTGCAACTGACGATGCTGTAACCTTATTTTCCAATAAAGAAGCTATTCAGGAAATTATTATTCATCCGATTGAAGATTATATTGAGCTTTTCAACGCTGCTTTGGATACATTAAAGATTGTCGCTCCGGAAATTGACAGTGTCAACAGTTATCAAACCGAACAGGAAAAGTTTGAATTCATCACTGCTTTCCGTGAAGTAATGCGTGTTCTGAATGTATTAAAATCATTTGCAGATTTTGATTTTGATAAGCTGGAAATGACCGAATTTGAGTTTGATGGATATAAGAGCAAATACTTGGATATTTGGAATGAAACAAAACCAAAAGGAGTAGAAGGCAAAGCAAGTATTTTGGATGACGTTGACTTTGAACTTGAGCTGATTCATCGTGATGAAATTAATGTGAGCTATATTCTATCTCTTTTAGCTAATCTTACTGATTCAAATCTAAAAGGAGATAAATTAGAAAAAAAGAAAAAAGAAATCAGAGATATTCTTTCCGGCGATGCCAAGCTTCGAAGCAAAAAAGAACTAATAGAGAAATTCATAGAAGAAAATCTTCCTCATATTTCTGACGGAGACAATGTCAATGAGGAGTTTGAAAAGTACTGGAATAAAGAAAAAAACTCTGCTTTTGAAAAAATTGCTACCGAAGAGTCTTTGAATAAAGACAGATTCAGAGATGCTATTGATGATTTTCTTTTCACTTCCAAAACTCCTAAAATAAGTGATACGCTAAAGCTGCTTGAAATAAAACCAAAGCTTACTGAACGTAATAATATCGGACGAAGAATTATTCAAAAAGTGCAGGATTTTGTGGATGTGTTTATTGATGGAGTGGCTTCATAA